One window from the genome of Pedobacter schmidteae encodes:
- a CDS encoding response regulator, whose product MNVNILYVDDEPHNLSAFKATYRRLYNIFTAESADEGRVILDKEEIHVIITDQRMPKTTGVEFLASILEKHPDPIRMILTGYTDIDAVIDAINKGQVYRYIQKPWMEADLKINIEKAYEIYMLRKENRDLTAKLLLANQQLEFLLRQNLLS is encoded by the coding sequence ATGAATGTGAATATCCTTTATGTTGACGACGAACCTCACAATTTAAGTGCTTTTAAAGCCACTTATAGGAGGTTGTATAATATTTTTACGGCTGAATCTGCTGATGAAGGCAGAGTTATTTTAGATAAGGAAGAAATTCATGTCATCATTACCGACCAGAGAATGCCGAAAACCACTGGTGTGGAATTTTTGGCTTCCATATTAGAGAAACATCCTGATCCGATCAGGATGATCCTGACTGGATATACGGATATCGATGCAGTAATTGATGCCATTAATAAGGGGCAGGTGTATCGCTATATCCAGAAACCCTGGATGGAAGCCGATTTGAAAATCAATATTGAAAAAGCATATGAAATTTATATGCTTAGAAAAGAAAACCGGGACCTCACTGCGAAATTATTATTAGCAAATCAGCAACTTGAATTTTTATTAAGGCAAAATCTGTTATCTTAG
- a CDS encoding Rv1355c family protein, with protein MQSPAHPNLDFEALINNTKQLNTLYKPVLFNTKNNTEKQNLGQILAKKPYIQVFDSIASQIEELIKCLKPGIPPTELKKAAENHRGLTPLKDYGIWVYYPWSEKLVHILDEAEFTIVRTNRNKHKITNEEQIALSQKKIGVMGLSVGQSVSLTLAIERGFGELRIADFDELDLSNLNRIRTGIHNITLQKTVIVAREIAELDPFLNVVCFHEGITDDNMDDFLTKNGTLDLLIDECDSFDVKISARQKAKALGIPVLMEGSDRCTIDIERFDLEPERPVLHGYVDHIDMSAFKSLKTLDEKVPYIAPVTGIETLSPRMKASAVEIMSTISTWPQLASAVTYGGGITADLSRKILLGNLKLSGRFFIDMDELIADEKPEKVVSDELRITQLSGEEIKQYFSTHQIPELVNGHALSEEMIAKLIASAGKAPSGGNNQPWHWHYERNTLHLFLNRHVAGAYLDPDYLSSYASLGASIQNLLLEASVNGLSVNWKFTPELFPNHIASFSFAENHVASDSEKNLASQIRNRHTNRKFGLSQDISQADMDQLKALISADEIGLHWVTEAADKTVLGDISGQADLLRMFIPSAHEDFIRKEMRWNQEQIMETEDGIGINTLDLSNQDQIGLRLMKDERAVEFLKKIKGGNAFKYLALKQFQSSPAIGLITLPQHSPLDYLKGGMAVEKLWLAATALGYQIHPVNVPLIFFYKNNANQLSDLPEESRTQIFNLHEKLKHLFKITDNIAEVFMFRIFKAESSPQRTIRKTLNKTLSIGRA; from the coding sequence ATGCAGTCTCCAGCTCATCCGAATTTAGATTTTGAAGCACTAATTAACAATACGAAACAATTAAATACACTCTACAAGCCTGTATTATTTAATACCAAAAACAATACCGAAAAACAAAATCTTGGTCAAATTTTAGCAAAAAAACCTTATATACAAGTCTTTGACAGCATTGCATCACAAATAGAAGAGCTGATCAAATGTTTGAAGCCAGGCATCCCCCCTACAGAATTAAAGAAAGCTGCCGAAAACCATCGTGGTTTAACACCACTGAAAGACTACGGCATATGGGTTTATTATCCATGGTCTGAAAAGTTAGTACATATTTTGGATGAAGCAGAATTTACCATTGTACGTACCAACAGAAACAAACATAAAATAACCAACGAAGAACAAATAGCGCTTTCACAAAAAAAAATTGGTGTAATGGGTTTGTCTGTTGGGCAATCTGTTTCCCTGACACTGGCTATTGAAAGAGGTTTTGGAGAACTGCGCATTGCAGACTTTGATGAGCTTGACCTTTCAAATTTAAATCGCATCCGTACGGGCATACATAATATAACCTTGCAAAAAACAGTTATTGTAGCAAGGGAAATTGCAGAGCTTGATCCTTTTTTAAATGTAGTATGTTTTCACGAAGGTATTACCGATGACAATATGGACGACTTTTTAACCAAAAACGGAACATTAGATCTATTGATTGATGAATGCGATAGTTTTGATGTAAAGATCAGTGCCCGGCAAAAGGCAAAGGCCCTGGGCATTCCCGTTTTAATGGAAGGCAGCGATAGGTGCACCATTGATATTGAGCGTTTTGATCTGGAACCGGAAAGACCAGTGCTGCATGGCTATGTTGATCACATCGATATGAGTGCCTTTAAGTCGCTTAAAACTTTGGATGAGAAGGTACCTTACATAGCCCCCGTTACAGGCATTGAAACCCTGTCGCCTAGAATGAAAGCTTCTGCAGTAGAAATCATGAGTACTATATCTACCTGGCCTCAGCTAGCCAGCGCAGTAACCTATGGCGGAGGGATTACCGCAGATCTGTCGAGAAAAATCCTTTTAGGAAATTTAAAATTGTCAGGCCGGTTTTTCATCGACATGGATGAATTAATTGCAGATGAAAAACCTGAAAAAGTAGTATCAGATGAATTGCGTATTACCCAACTGAGCGGTGAAGAAATTAAACAATATTTTTCTACTCATCAGATCCCTGAACTGGTTAATGGGCATGCACTTTCGGAAGAAATGATTGCCAAACTGATTGCCTCGGCAGGTAAAGCGCCTTCCGGTGGCAATAACCAACCATGGCATTGGCATTATGAGCGCAATACCTTACACTTGTTTTTAAACCGGCATGTAGCAGGCGCTTATCTGGATCCTGACTACCTCTCCTCATATGCTTCTTTAGGTGCTTCAATACAAAACCTGCTGTTGGAAGCATCCGTAAATGGCTTAAGTGTAAATTGGAAATTTACGCCAGAGCTGTTCCCTAATCACATTGCATCTTTCAGTTTTGCTGAAAATCATGTGGCCAGCGATAGTGAGAAAAATCTGGCTTCCCAAATCAGGAACAGACATACCAACAGAAAATTTGGTCTGTCTCAGGATATCAGCCAGGCTGATATGGATCAGTTAAAAGCCTTGATTTCTGCTGATGAAATTGGTCTGCACTGGGTTACGGAAGCTGCAGACAAAACCGTCTTAGGAGATATTTCGGGACAAGCAGATCTATTGCGTATGTTTATTCCTTCGGCACATGAAGATTTTATCAGAAAAGAAATGCGCTGGAATCAGGAACAGATAATGGAGACTGAAGACGGCATTGGCATAAATACCCTTGATCTGAGCAATCAGGATCAGATTGGTCTGAGATTGATGAAAGACGAAAGAGCAGTTGAATTCCTAAAAAAAATAAAAGGCGGCAATGCCTTTAAATACCTTGCTTTAAAGCAATTCCAATCATCCCCCGCAATTGGCCTAATTACTTTACCACAGCACAGCCCTCTCGACTATTTAAAAGGAGGTATGGCAGTTGAAAAACTGTGGCTGGCAGCTACCGCATTAGGCTATCAAATTCATCCCGTAAATGTTCCGTTAATTTTCTTTTACAAGAACAATGCAAACCAGTTGAGCGATCTTCCGGAAGAGAGCAGAACACAAATTTTTAATTTACATGAAAAATTAAAGCATTTGTTTAAAATAACTGATAATATTGCAGAAGTATTCATGTTTAGAATATTTAAGGCAGAATCATCACCGCAACGTACAATTAGAAAAACTTTAAATAAAACTTTATCCATTGGAAGAGCATAA
- a CDS encoding 7TM diverse intracellular signaling domain-containing protein, which translates to MTKEFYKKLLFFFLCLTYSFFSRAAAPDGGKDSLVNITQKSAILVDFPDSASIDWVLKAQDKFRPLNAPFINFAEVSKAVWLKTTSMNLSEIPNVSIMIDQARMKISDIYFVKDNQVLYKILSKPYSTIADLEYPGNTKSHLIPQAVVAQQPDIILKLYSDEIVIAPVFLAPKYEFDNIFAQRDIFFGMYAGVMIIMFTYNLFLYFSIKDSSYLNYIFCIFFTWATQTALQGYFTKYLLVSDGWLNNISVCLFANLGLVASIMFTQSFLNTKVNAPKNHKIINILLTLSIINTLLLLVGFKQFSFIAMQILILAGSIIGTYTAYQSFFHKKFKPAGYYLASWSFLFFGMLVFILKDYEILPYNNYTTYAVQFTSVIEVMLLSFALADRINFFKKENEIAQKRALLISKENEQLILQQNIELEKKVNERTEALQETNNNLNDALSNLKEAQSQLVDAEKMAALGQLTAGIAHEINNPINFVTSNIKPLQLDIDDLKEVISRYENVDFSSPQVEEQLKEIDAFKKQIDLDFINNEIESLLVGITDGAKRTAEIIRSLRNFSRLDEDDLKPVDLNEGLHSTLVLVRNSLPDNLKVIKNFGNLPKVECLPGKINQVFMNLISNAVQAIKSNGKDREEEFLTIGTHYENDNVIISIKDTGTGMTDEVKHKIFEPFFTTKEVGEGTGLGLSIVFSIIEKHKGHIDVLSEVDQGTEFIITLPVNTTQ; encoded by the coding sequence ATGACAAAAGAGTTTTATAAGAAACTATTGTTCTTTTTCCTCTGTTTAACTTATTCTTTTTTTTCAAGAGCAGCCGCTCCGGATGGAGGCAAGGACTCATTAGTTAACATTACCCAAAAGTCTGCGATTTTAGTTGACTTTCCGGATAGTGCTTCTATTGATTGGGTCCTTAAAGCACAGGACAAATTTAGGCCTCTAAATGCACCATTTATCAATTTTGCCGAGGTTAGTAAAGCTGTATGGCTCAAAACGACCTCCATGAATCTTTCGGAGATACCCAATGTGAGTATCATGATAGATCAGGCCAGGATGAAAATCTCAGATATCTATTTTGTAAAAGATAACCAGGTGCTTTATAAAATCTTGAGCAAGCCATACAGTACCATTGCTGATCTGGAATATCCTGGTAACACCAAAAGCCATCTTATTCCGCAGGCAGTAGTGGCACAGCAACCCGATATCATTCTTAAATTATATTCGGACGAAATTGTAATTGCACCTGTTTTTTTGGCTCCTAAATACGAATTTGATAATATTTTTGCGCAACGCGATATATTTTTCGGAATGTATGCAGGGGTCATGATCATCATGTTCACCTATAATCTGTTCTTATATTTCAGCATTAAAGACAGCAGTTATCTGAATTATATATTCTGCATCTTTTTTACCTGGGCTACTCAAACAGCGCTACAAGGGTATTTCACAAAATATTTGCTGGTGAGCGATGGTTGGTTAAACAACATCTCTGTGTGTTTGTTTGCCAATTTGGGCCTTGTGGCCTCCATTATGTTTACCCAGTCTTTCCTCAATACAAAGGTAAATGCACCTAAGAACCACAAAATCATCAATATACTGCTTACATTATCCATTATTAATACACTGTTATTGTTGGTAGGCTTTAAGCAATTCTCATTTATTGCTATGCAAATTCTGATTTTGGCGGGTTCTATCATTGGAACTTATACAGCATATCAATCCTTCTTTCACAAGAAATTTAAGCCGGCCGGGTATTATCTGGCTTCCTGGTCTTTCTTATTTTTTGGGATGCTGGTTTTCATTTTAAAAGATTACGAGATACTCCCATACAATAATTACACCACTTATGCCGTACAATTTACGTCGGTTATTGAGGTAATGCTACTTTCTTTTGCCCTTGCCGACAGGATAAATTTCTTTAAAAAAGAAAATGAAATCGCTCAAAAACGGGCTTTATTGATTTCTAAAGAGAATGAGCAATTGATATTGCAACAAAACATAGAATTGGAGAAAAAAGTAAATGAACGGACTGAAGCGCTTCAGGAAACCAACAATAACCTGAACGATGCACTAAGCAACCTGAAAGAAGCACAGTCGCAATTGGTAGATGCAGAAAAGATGGCTGCATTGGGACAATTGACGGCGGGTATTGCCCACGAAATCAATAACCCTATCAATTTTGTCACTTCCAACATTAAGCCTTTACAATTAGATATAGACGATTTGAAGGAGGTAATTTCCAGATATGAAAATGTCGACTTTTCATCACCTCAGGTAGAAGAACAGTTAAAGGAAATAGACGCCTTTAAAAAGCAAATCGATCTGGATTTCATCAACAATGAAATTGAATCATTACTGGTTGGTATTACGGACGGGGCAAAAAGAACTGCCGAGATCATTAGAAGTTTAAGAAATTTCAGTCGACTTGATGAAGATGATCTGAAACCTGTTGACCTTAATGAAGGCTTACATTCGACTTTGGTATTGGTGAGAAACTCCCTTCCTGACAACCTAAAAGTGATTAAGAACTTCGGAAACTTACCTAAGGTAGAGTGTTTGCCTGGAAAGATAAATCAGGTATTCATGAACCTGATATCCAACGCCGTACAAGCCATAAAATCGAATGGAAAAGACAGAGAAGAAGAGTTTTTGACGATTGGTACGCACTATGAAAACGACAATGTGATCATCAGTATCAAGGATACCGGTACCGGTATGACTGATGAGGTTAAACATAAAATATTTGAACCTTTTTTCACTACAAAAGAAGTTGGCGAAGGAACAGGTCTAGGTTTATCAATTGTTTTTAGTATAATTGAGAAACATAAAGGTCATATTGATGTTCTCTCCGAAGTAGATCAAGGTACAGAATTCATCATTACCTTACCTGTAAATACAACACAATAA
- a CDS encoding hybrid sensor histidine kinase/response regulator, which yields MSAPNVRVLYIDDEENNLQAFKASFRRQYEIYTAISAAEGLKVLQNVSIQVILADQKMPGTTGVEFFKSITDTYPDPIRILLTGYTDIEALADAINHGDIYRYITKPWNDLELHNSIKNAYDAYRAKIDLRNKVAELEKTNDELNRFIYSISHELRAPLVSAMGIVNLVKMEGLFNSSGEYWGLIETCSNKLDYYIQKTLQYYKNNKTVSENTPVDFNELIPGLIELYTYADKETTFTVNIDQKEVFCGDAFRIEVILGNLISNAIKYQKETEVNKKVNINIEVKREQVEISITDNGMGILNEHLEKIFTQFFKSKVNHGSGLGLFIVKEALDKINGKIAVSSDPAEGTTFKITIPNVR from the coding sequence ATGAGTGCACCCAATGTAAGAGTTCTATATATTGATGATGAGGAGAACAATCTTCAGGCTTTTAAGGCAAGCTTTAGGCGACAGTATGAAATTTACACTGCCATATCAGCTGCCGAGGGGTTAAAGGTACTGCAAAACGTTTCTATACAGGTAATTCTGGCCGACCAGAAAATGCCAGGTACAACTGGCGTGGAATTCTTTAAAAGTATTACCGACACCTACCCTGATCCAATCAGGATATTGCTGACCGGTTATACAGATATTGAAGCGCTTGCTGATGCGATAAACCATGGAGATATTTACCGTTATATTACCAAGCCATGGAATGATCTGGAGTTACATAATTCCATTAAAAATGCATATGACGCATACAGGGCTAAAATTGACCTTAGAAATAAAGTAGCAGAACTGGAAAAAACAAATGACGAGTTAAATCGGTTCATCTATAGTATCTCTCATGAACTGAGGGCGCCATTGGTATCGGCCATGGGTATCGTAAATCTGGTAAAAATGGAAGGTCTTTTTAACTCCAGTGGCGAATACTGGGGTCTGATAGAAACTTGTTCCAACAAACTGGATTACTATATTCAGAAAACACTTCAGTACTATAAAAATAATAAAACAGTTTCTGAAAATACGCCTGTCGATTTTAATGAGTTAATACCTGGTTTGATAGAATTATATACCTATGCAGACAAGGAGACTACGTTTACAGTTAATATAGATCAGAAAGAAGTTTTTTGCGGTGATGCTTTCAGAATAGAAGTTATACTGGGTAACCTGATTTCAAATGCCATAAAATATCAAAAAGAAACAGAAGTAAACAAAAAAGTAAACATCAATATTGAGGTTAAAAGGGAACAGGTAGAAATATCAATTACCGACAATGGCATGGGCATTCTGAACGAACACTTAGAAAAGATATTTACCCAATTTTTCAAAAGTAAAGTGAACCATGGTAGCGGATTAGGATTATTTATTGTTAAAGAAGCACTAGATAAGATTAATGGGAAAATTGCCGTAAGCTCTGATCCGGCTGAAGGTACTACCTTTAAAATAACCATCCCTAATGTTAGATAA
- a CDS encoding response regulator has protein sequence MLDNQKTVLLIDDNLVDLKINSKIIKISNLFDEIITCQSGEEGLAYLRKTLNDAGKLPDLILLDIQMPDMDGFDFLELYKKMPKKLTEKCLIAMLSSTLDYGDIKKAEASFHVIKLLRKPLFPKELEDLLKKYFST, from the coding sequence ATGTTAGATAACCAAAAAACAGTTTTATTAATAGATGATAATCTGGTTGATTTAAAAATCAATTCAAAAATCATCAAAATATCAAACCTGTTTGACGAGATTATTACGTGTCAATCAGGAGAAGAAGGCCTTGCTTATCTGAGAAAGACCTTAAATGACGCCGGAAAATTACCTGACCTCATTTTATTGGATATACAAATGCCAGATATGGACGGCTTTGATTTTTTGGAACTTTATAAAAAAATGCCAAAAAAACTAACTGAAAAGTGCTTGATTGCTATGCTCTCCTCCACACTAGACTATGGGGATATCAAAAAAGCTGAAGCCAGCTTTCACGTTATTAAATTATTAAGAAAGCCGCTTTTCCCTAAGGAATTGGAAGATCTCTTAAAAAAATACTTTAGCACATAG
- a CDS encoding T6SS immunity protein Tdi1 domain-containing protein produces MIGQFTSYIKDKSKINIESVLSDWNWILPKQLEVLYITLFGDIFFTDNEGGVNWLDTGSFNLNKVAESLEKFHRLLLDEENVNTWLLPHLCEELITSGQKLEQEQVYSFKLMPALGGEYVVDNIKPTDIYVHFSISGQIGEQIKDIPDGTRINFKLTE; encoded by the coding sequence ATGATTGGACAGTTTACGAGTTATATAAAAGATAAGAGTAAGATTAACATTGAAAGTGTTCTTTCTGATTGGAATTGGATTCTGCCTAAGCAGTTAGAAGTGTTATATATCACTTTGTTTGGAGACATTTTCTTTACTGATAATGAAGGAGGTGTCAACTGGCTTGATACCGGCTCTTTCAACCTAAATAAGGTAGCAGAATCGTTAGAAAAGTTTCATCGGTTATTACTGGATGAAGAAAACGTTAATACTTGGTTGCTTCCACATCTTTGCGAGGAGTTGATAACGAGCGGGCAAAAATTAGAACAGGAACAGGTTTATAGCTTCAAGCTGATGCCTGCGCTAGGCGGAGAGTATGTGGTAGATAACATTAAGCCTACCGATATCTATGTCCACTTCAGTATATCGGGACAGATCGGAGAACAGATAAAAGACATTCCAGATGGCACTCGAATTAACTTTAAGCTTACAGAATAA
- a CDS encoding thioredoxin fold domain-containing protein has translation MKKALVFFWLIFLFSAIGYLFWYNDIIYQLPTPVPKDYKSTETGTLIVNKALSNNHSKPIFLHFFNPDCPCSRFNMKHFKSLVKEYGHRVDFKVVVLSPKSFTSENIQNKFGLQIPILFDKTLATACGVYSTPQAVLLDQDQHLYYRGNYNTTRYCTDEKTSFAKIALNGLLKKQTDLVFSDAALKSYGCTLPDCK, from the coding sequence ATGAAAAAAGCGCTCGTGTTTTTTTGGCTGATATTTTTATTTTCTGCCATCGGATATCTATTTTGGTACAACGACATCATCTACCAATTGCCAACTCCTGTTCCAAAAGACTATAAATCAACGGAGACTGGAACTTTGATCGTTAACAAAGCTTTGAGCAATAACCATAGTAAACCAATTTTTCTCCATTTCTTTAACCCCGACTGCCCCTGTTCACGATTTAACATGAAGCATTTTAAATCACTGGTTAAAGAATATGGCCATCGTGTTGATTTTAAAGTCGTGGTATTGAGTCCAAAATCTTTTACTTCAGAAAACATACAAAATAAATTTGGTCTTCAAATCCCCATTCTATTTGATAAAACCCTTGCCACAGCATGCGGTGTGTATTCTACTCCTCAGGCAGTTTTACTGGATCAGGATCAACATTTATATTACAGAGGCAACTATAACACCACTCGTTACTGTACAGATGAAAAAACCAGCTTCGCAAAAATAGCACTGAATGGTTTGTTAAAAAAACAAACTGATTTGGTTTTCAGTGATGCAGCACTAAAATCCTACGGTTGTACTTTGCCAGACTGCAAATAA
- a CDS encoding response regulator, with protein MVSNNHSTNSDSQNRLLFLGVKERTDRLMNYFLWGYFIVGLIFAQFYDTWLIAFGIGGLSLLAYYSVKYFLPSSDLYQYVLSSALGIFMAQFIYQMHGLFEMHFFAFIGSTLLITYEKWKLQIPMLIVVMVHHAGFGYLQNSGVNGIYFTQLDYFDLQTFVIHILLSAMIFFICGLWAYLLRKSNERQVAQTLAMAELQKEAQLSSVRKQNEEILEKANQKLKISNLELEKARAEADRANQAKSIFLANMSHEIRTPMNGVMGMAMLLKETDLNKEQYMFADVITNSGEALINVINDILDFSKIESGNMELESEDFNLRKCIEDVLDIFAVKSAELRLDLLYHIEEDVPAQIVGDELRLRQVLINLVGNAMKFTEQGEVFVEVSVGNILQSGQFELKFAVRDTGIGIAADKLGNLFNSFSQVDSSTTRKYGGTGLGLAISEKLVKLMGGEINVKSKLNQGSTFSFMMLTQIGTKLLLPYANYSMTEHAGKKVMVVDDNATNLTILNKQLGYWDLQPISASSAKQALSMLSLDPAIDLVITDMQMPGMDGVMLAKLIKLRYPFIPILLLSSIGEEFEESQRGLFYSIMTKPIRKHVLSKQVSNALQISRHAEVEERIFHNKLSADFSANYPCTLLIAEDKIINQLVIVNILNRLGYKPHVVKNGEEAIEAVNEKDYDIVLMDMQMPVMDGLVATRLIRKKQIKQPVIIALTANALKADEQDCLDAGMNDYIAKPIRLEDLMDKLEKWCK; from the coding sequence ATGGTTTCGAACAATCATAGCACTAATTCTGATAGCCAAAACCGTTTACTTTTCCTGGGCGTTAAGGAAAGAACGGATCGTTTAATGAATTATTTTTTATGGGGATACTTTATAGTTGGGTTGATCTTTGCGCAATTTTATGATACCTGGTTAATTGCATTTGGAATAGGCGGTCTTTCTTTGCTGGCTTATTATTCCGTGAAATATTTTTTGCCCTCATCCGATCTTTATCAATACGTTTTAAGCTCAGCGCTGGGCATTTTTATGGCGCAGTTTATTTACCAGATGCATGGTCTATTCGAAATGCATTTCTTTGCCTTTATTGGCAGCACGCTGCTCATCACCTACGAGAAATGGAAACTACAGATACCCATGCTGATTGTGGTGATGGTTCATCATGCAGGATTTGGTTATTTGCAAAACAGTGGGGTAAACGGAATCTATTTCACACAGTTAGATTATTTTGATTTGCAAACTTTTGTAATTCATATACTGCTGTCTGCCATGATCTTTTTTATCTGCGGATTATGGGCCTATTTACTAAGAAAATCCAATGAAAGACAAGTCGCCCAAACCCTGGCAATGGCCGAGTTACAAAAAGAAGCTCAGCTCTCATCGGTTAGAAAACAGAATGAAGAGATACTGGAAAAGGCCAACCAGAAACTGAAGATATCTAATTTAGAATTGGAAAAAGCCAGAGCTGAAGCCGACCGGGCCAATCAGGCCAAAAGCATCTTTCTGGCCAACATGAGCCATGAAATCCGCACGCCGATGAATGGGGTAATGGGGATGGCGATGCTTTTAAAGGAAACTGACTTGAATAAAGAGCAATACATGTTTGCCGACGTGATTACCAATTCCGGCGAAGCATTGATTAATGTGATCAACGATATACTCGACTTCTCTAAAATAGAATCCGGCAATATGGAATTGGAGTCTGAAGACTTTAATTTGCGTAAGTGTATTGAAGATGTGCTTGATATATTCGCGGTCAAATCTGCTGAACTTCGGCTGGATTTATTGTATCATATTGAGGAAGATGTTCCTGCGCAAATTGTTGGCGATGAGCTACGGCTGAGACAAGTATTGATTAATTTGGTTGGAAACGCGATGAAATTTACCGAGCAGGGTGAGGTTTTCGTAGAGGTTTCTGTCGGGAATATTTTACAAAGTGGACAATTCGAACTGAAATTTGCAGTACGTGATACCGGTATTGGAATAGCGGCTGATAAATTAGGTAATTTGTTTAACTCGTTTTCGCAGGTTGATTCTTCTACAACCCGTAAATATGGTGGTACCGGCCTGGGCCTCGCCATCTCGGAGAAACTTGTCAAACTTATGGGTGGCGAAATTAATGTAAAAAGCAAGCTGAATCAGGGATCGACCTTCTCATTTATGATGCTTACCCAAATCGGAACTAAATTACTGTTGCCTTACGCCAATTACAGCATGACCGAACATGCAGGCAAAAAGGTAATGGTTGTTGATGATAATGCGACAAACCTGACCATTTTAAATAAACAGCTTGGATACTGGGACTTACAACCTATATCTGCCAGTTCGGCTAAACAGGCATTATCAATGCTATCGCTTGATCCAGCTATTGACTTAGTCATTACAGATATGCAAATGCCTGGAATGGATGGAGTAATGTTGGCCAAGTTGATTAAGCTGCGCTATCCATTTATTCCAATTCTTTTACTCAGTTCTATTGGCGAAGAGTTTGAAGAGAGTCAACGTGGTCTGTTTTATTCGATCATGACCAAGCCTATCCGCAAACATGTGCTTAGTAAACAAGTTTCAAATGCACTGCAGATAAGTAGGCATGCAGAAGTAGAGGAACGGATTTTTCACAACAAATTGTCTGCTGATTTTTCAGCAAATTACCCATGCACATTACTGATAGCAGAAGATAAGATCATAAACCAACTAGTAATCGTTAATATTCTTAATCGATTGGGCTATAAACCCCACGTGGTAAAAAATGGAGAAGAGGCCATTGAGGCTGTTAATGAAAAAGATTATGACATTGTCTTAATGGACATGCAGATGCCGGTGATGGATGGCTTGGTAGCCACCCGGCTGATCAGAAAAAAACAAATAAAACAGCCAGTTATTATTGCGTTAACAGCCAATGCCCTAAAAGCTGATGAACAAGATTGTTTAGATGCGGGGATGAACGATTACATTGCTAAACCCATCCGCCTGGAAGATTTGATGGATAAACTTGAAAAATGGTGTAAATAG